A part of Candidatus Moraniibacteriota bacterium genomic DNA contains:
- a CDS encoding GFA family protein produces MKKYTGGCQCGVVRFEMEVEDIKEVLSCNCSRCEKAGWLLTFLPKAQFTLLSGEDNLTEYRFGDKSIAHLFCKTCGIESFAYGLGTDGVETVAINVRCVDNMDVDSLTVKKFDGKSL; encoded by the coding sequence ATGAAAAAATATACGGGTGGGTGTCAGTGTGGGGTGGTGCGGTTTGAGATGGAGGTGGAGGATATCAAGGAGGTGCTCTCGTGCAATTGTTCGCGATGTGAGAAGGCGGGGTGGCTTTTGACCTTTCTCCCCAAGGCGCAATTCACGCTCCTCTCGGGAGAAGACAATCTGACAGAGTATCGCTTCGGCGACAAGAGTATCGCACATCTTTTTTGTAAGACCTGCGGGATTGAATCATTTGCGTATGGTTTGGGGACAGACGGTGTGGAGACGGTAGCTATCAATGTGCGGTGCGTGGATAATATGGATGTCGACTCTCTGACGGTGAAGAAATTCGACGGAAAGTCGTTGTAA
- the ruvX gene encoding Holliday junction resolvase RuvX: METFSFLGIDWGEKKVGIAIADSETRMAFALATLPNDARLLDALGEIVEARLVREVVIGIPSHVNREQVEYGGEKLGKLIADRFHLPVHYENEMFTTKMARAELIARGVRGHLDAQDDREAARIILESFLAGKGKL; encoded by the coding sequence ATGGAGACATTTTCCTTTCTCGGTATTGATTGGGGAGAGAAGAAGGTGGGAATAGCAATTGCGGATTCGGAGACGCGGATGGCATTTGCCCTTGCGACACTTCCGAATGATGCCCGACTCCTCGATGCACTTGGAGAGATTGTCGAGGCGCGCCTGGTACGGGAAGTCGTCATCGGCATTCCGTCTCATGTGAATCGCGAGCAAGTCGAGTATGGTGGGGAAAAGCTGGGTAAATTAATTGCCGACCGTTTCCACCTTCCTGTTCACTATGAAAATGAAATGTTCACGACCAAAATGGCGCGCGCCGAACTCATCGCCCGTGGCGTTCGTGGACACCTCGACGCCCAAGACGACCGCGAAGCCGCTCGTATCATCCTCGAGAGCTTCCTCGCGGGGAAGGGGAAATTGTGA
- a CDS encoding glycosyltransferase family 2 protein, producing MESQPFVSVIVPAYKEGDRIGTTLLEIGKYFKQKDLTYEILVVVDGSPDNTAEIARNYALHIDNIRVIDNPENHGKGYVVRQGLLEAKGEYRLFMDADGSTAITHLETFLPALEAGNDVVIGSRDIEGAFVQVHQPRYREIMGDMGNWAIRIVLGLWSYPDTQCGFKILSARAAEAIASRMVVDRFGFDYELIILAHKLGFTVKQLPVRWLNEEGSTVGGLFGPNGFIQVLIDLFKTKWRLMTGVYKIGEYVSDEKVQEG from the coding sequence ATGGAATCACAGCCTTTTGTTTCGGTCATTGTACCAGCGTACAAAGAAGGTGACCGTATCGGGACAACGCTTTTGGAAATCGGTAAGTACTTCAAACAGAAAGATCTCACCTATGAAATCCTCGTCGTAGTGGACGGGTCGCCGGACAATACGGCGGAAATTGCACGAAACTACGCGCTCCATATAGACAATATTCGTGTCATCGACAATCCGGAGAATCACGGCAAGGGGTATGTGGTTCGCCAGGGACTGCTTGAGGCGAAGGGGGAATATCGGCTCTTCATGGATGCTGATGGATCGACGGCGATTACGCATCTCGAGACATTTCTGCCGGCACTTGAGGCGGGGAATGATGTGGTGATTGGGTCGCGCGATATCGAAGGAGCATTTGTGCAGGTGCATCAGCCGCGGTATCGGGAAATCATGGGCGATATGGGTAACTGGGCGATCCGTATCGTGTTGGGGTTGTGGTCGTATCCGGATACGCAGTGCGGATTCAAGATACTCTCGGCGCGTGCCGCGGAAGCGATTGCGAGCCGTATGGTTGTCGACCGATTTGGCTTTGACTATGAGCTCATTATCTTGGCACACAAACTGGGATTTACCGTGAAACAATTGCCGGTTCGCTGGCTCAATGAAGAAGGGTCGACAGTGGGTGGACTCTTCGGCCCAAACGGTTTTATACAGGTGCTTATCGATCTCTTCAAGACAAAGTGGCGACTTATGACGGGTGTATACAAGATAGGAGAATATGTGTCGGATGAGAAGGTACAGGAAGGATAG
- a CDS encoding DUF4921 family protein, with amino-acid sequence MNEELQKEIEVKSTPPSVPSISELRQDIVTGDWVVIATGRAKRPDEFAHHDHESNDVGIEHCPFENPEATGQEKDVLIYSSGDDQWTLRVFPNKYPAFSRGKVPRQIGEGPYFSMTGSGYHELFVTRDHYNQLATMETWQVAEVLDAYQDRYLSLMKKKSVNYIQIFHNHGKSSGASLPHPHSQLMAIPVISPYLQLELKGAELYYRSTRKKVYSVMAEYERETKTRVVYENDAFIAFCPFASRAAFEVWVMPKKSSPYFERIGDEEKFFAAEALRAALFSIYRGLGDPSYNFYIHTAPCDGCDYPHYGWHIEILPKTSVWAGFELSTGIEVSSLEPEKAAEYLRAQL; translated from the coding sequence GTGAACGAGGAACTTCAAAAAGAAATAGAGGTAAAATCCACGCCTCCTTCGGTGCCGTCGATTTCGGAATTGCGGCAAGATATTGTGACAGGGGACTGGGTGGTTATTGCGACGGGGCGCGCTAAGCGTCCGGATGAATTTGCGCATCATGACCACGAGTCGAATGATGTTGGTATCGAACACTGCCCCTTCGAGAATCCCGAGGCAACCGGGCAGGAGAAGGACGTTTTGATCTACTCTTCGGGAGATGACCAGTGGACGCTTCGGGTATTTCCAAACAAATATCCGGCTTTTTCGCGTGGCAAGGTGCCGCGACAAATCGGCGAGGGGCCGTATTTTTCGATGACGGGATCGGGATATCATGAGCTTTTCGTGACACGCGATCACTACAATCAATTGGCGACGATGGAAACGTGGCAGGTGGCGGAAGTGCTCGATGCCTATCAAGATCGATATCTCTCGCTCATGAAGAAAAAGAGCGTAAACTATATTCAGATATTTCATAATCACGGCAAATCTTCGGGCGCATCGCTTCCGCATCCGCACTCTCAGCTCATGGCGATACCGGTTATCTCGCCGTACCTGCAATTGGAATTGAAAGGCGCAGAGCTTTACTATCGAAGTACGCGAAAGAAAGTATATTCCGTGATGGCGGAATATGAACGCGAGACAAAGACGCGAGTCGTCTATGAAAATGATGCGTTCATTGCGTTTTGTCCCTTTGCCTCTCGGGCGGCATTTGAGGTGTGGGTAATGCCGAAGAAATCTTCGCCCTATTTCGAACGAATTGGCGATGAAGAAAAATTTTTTGCCGCGGAGGCGCTTCGTGCGGCACTTTTTTCGATTTATCGCGGACTTGGTGATCCGTCATACAACTTTTATATTCATACTGCGCCCTGTGATGGTTGTGACTATCCACACTATGGCTGGCATATCGAGATTCTCCCGAAGACATCCGTCTGGGCGGGATTCGAACTTTCGACCGGTATAGAAGTCTCTTCCCTCGAACCCGAAAAAGCAGCGGAGTATTTGCGAGCACAATTGTAA
- the tpiA gene encoding triose-phosphate isomerase: protein MRYLVANLKMKLVSKEENLGYLSALSDALKGRKEKDVCLVICPSFPFLGEFGKKLPKQTVLGAQDVASEESGAYTGDVSPKSLFDCGVTYALVGHSERRDYHGETDALVSKKLVTCLRNNIRPILCVGETLAERSTGKTFSIIRRQIESACAGISPEEFRRVMIAYEPRWAIGAEQVPSSNEILEVIIAIRRTLVEVFNRDMADVLPILYGGSVSADRAGDILHTSGLAGVLVGREGLIPREIVKILNMLSDNPVNERL, encoded by the coding sequence ATGCGATATCTGGTTGCCAATTTGAAAATGAAGCTGGTATCGAAGGAAGAAAATCTCGGGTATCTTTCGGCGCTGTCAGACGCTCTGAAGGGACGAAAGGAGAAAGATGTGTGTCTCGTGATATGTCCGTCATTTCCATTTCTCGGTGAATTTGGCAAAAAATTGCCGAAACAGACGGTGCTTGGTGCGCAGGATGTCGCCTCGGAAGAGAGTGGCGCCTATACGGGCGATGTATCACCCAAGTCTTTGTTCGATTGTGGCGTGACCTATGCGCTTGTGGGACACAGTGAGCGGCGGGACTATCATGGTGAAACAGATGCACTGGTTTCAAAGAAGCTGGTAACGTGCTTGCGAAACAATATACGACCGATACTGTGCGTCGGAGAAACGTTGGCAGAGCGTTCGACGGGGAAAACTTTTTCCATAATACGTCGACAGATTGAGTCGGCATGTGCCGGTATTTCTCCCGAAGAATTCAGGCGTGTTATGATAGCGTATGAACCGCGCTGGGCAATTGGTGCAGAACAGGTGCCTTCGTCGAATGAAATTTTGGAAGTAATCATTGCAATTCGTCGCACGCTTGTGGAAGTGTTCAACCGCGATATGGCGGATGTACTCCCGATTCTCTATGGTGGGTCGGTGTCGGCAGATCGAGCGGGTGATATCTTGCATACGTCTGGACTTGCCGGGGTGCTCGTTGGGCGGGAGGGATTGATACCACGGGAAATAGTGAAGATTCTGAATATGCTTTCGGATAATCCGGTAAATGAACGTCTATGA
- a CDS encoding class II fructose-bisphosphate aldolase, translated as MIANVKDILTKAKEGGYAVGAFNTVNLETTHAILHAASELRSPVIVQMTEKTLDYAGGRAIYHLVRDLAECYYSNIPVGIHLDHGKSYELVERAVDIGFTSVMYDGSRKKYIDNAAMTKRVVDLCHSRDVCVQGELGSVPYIGEASTQTIVWEEYMTDPEEACRFVEETGIDTLAIAIGNAHGFFPERPEPDYARLEKLRKCVRVPIVLHGASDWDGNRVTKVIGLGVSCFNVDTAIRLSFLSQLSQTLASGDETDIRKALGAARRSAEVAVWKKIEQFGSAGKAEGASKKPISNDIQLESTANDRAEE; from the coding sequence ATGATAGCCAATGTAAAAGATATTCTGACAAAGGCGAAAGAGGGGGGATATGCGGTTGGCGCATTCAACACAGTCAATCTTGAGACGACACACGCGATTCTTCATGCGGCATCCGAACTCCGCTCACCGGTTATCGTGCAAATGACAGAGAAAACGCTGGATTATGCTGGAGGACGGGCGATTTATCATCTCGTTCGTGATTTGGCAGAATGTTATTATTCGAATATTCCCGTCGGTATTCATCTCGATCATGGGAAGAGCTACGAATTGGTTGAGCGCGCGGTTGATATCGGCTTCACATCGGTGATGTATGATGGGTCGCGCAAGAAGTATATCGACAACGCCGCAATGACGAAGCGCGTTGTAGACCTTTGCCATAGTCGTGATGTGTGTGTGCAAGGCGAGCTTGGCAGTGTGCCGTATATTGGAGAAGCTTCCACGCAGACGATTGTATGGGAAGAGTATATGACTGATCCGGAAGAGGCGTGTCGATTTGTCGAAGAGACGGGAATTGATACCCTTGCTATTGCCATCGGAAATGCACATGGATTCTTCCCGGAGCGTCCCGAACCGGACTATGCGCGTCTCGAGAAACTCCGCAAATGCGTCCGCGTGCCGATTGTGCTTCATGGTGCGTCGGATTGGGATGGAAATCGAGTGACAAAAGTCATCGGTCTCGGTGTCTCATGTTTCAATGTTGATACGGCTATTCGGTTGAGTTTCTTGAGTCAACTCTCGCAAACGCTCGCAAGTGGCGATGAGACAGATATTCGCAAAGCACTTGGTGCGGCGCGACGCAGTGCCGAGGTAGCTGTGTGGAAGAAGATAGAGCAATTTGGCTCGGCGGGAAAGGCAGAAGGAGCATCGAAGAAACCAATCAGCAATGATATTCAACTCGAATCGACGGCGAATGATAGAGCGGAAGAATAA